In the Salinirubrum litoreum genome, one interval contains:
- a CDS encoding universal stress protein, which yields MTLVVVPVRYPLTSHSHATLEEALRVADERDADLTVLHVNLYQDGSTVSRTDLKRAVESEFGDIPRARYVVRRGFIVEETILEEVAAESADVVVIGQKQAGRWRRTLRRFLDDPDIETFLKEKLDCTVITARS from the coding sequence ATGACGCTTGTCGTCGTCCCCGTGCGGTATCCCCTGACGAGCCACTCCCACGCGACCCTGGAAGAGGCACTGCGCGTCGCAGACGAACGCGACGCCGACCTCACCGTCCTCCACGTCAACCTCTATCAGGACGGGTCCACGGTGAGTCGGACCGACCTCAAACGCGCGGTCGAGAGCGAGTTCGGCGACATCCCGCGCGCTCGCTACGTCGTCCGCCGGGGGTTCATCGTCGAGGAGACGATTCTGGAGGAGGTCGCGGCGGAGTCGGCCGACGTCGTCGTGATCGGGCAGAAGCAGGCCGGTCGCTGGCGGCGGACGCTCCGACGCTTCCTCGACGATCCGGACATCGAGACGTTCCTGAAGGAGAAACTGGACTGTACCGTCATCACCGCGCGGTCGTGA
- a CDS encoding dolichol kinase, giving the protein MSEIGRRLVHASGTGIPGLYLLSLVSYRQLGYVLIGLAVTVTVLEIARLGFGLDWAIYDRLTREYEQDNVAGYALYMYSMLAVVWVFEPTVAVPGMLMLTVGDPISGVLGSNDATTAKEVGVLAAMFAVCLALALPFVSLLPAALGALGATLADGFKPVIAGYVVDDNLSIPPSAAVGITLGTFLLTLV; this is encoded by the coding sequence GTGAGCGAGATCGGTCGGCGGCTCGTCCACGCGAGCGGGACCGGGATTCCGGGGCTGTACCTCCTGAGCCTGGTCAGCTACCGCCAACTCGGCTACGTGCTGATCGGCCTGGCGGTGACCGTCACGGTCCTGGAGATCGCGCGACTCGGCTTCGGCCTCGACTGGGCCATCTACGACCGTCTGACGCGGGAGTACGAGCAGGACAACGTCGCGGGCTACGCGCTCTACATGTACTCGATGCTCGCGGTCGTCTGGGTGTTCGAGCCGACGGTCGCAGTACCGGGGATGCTGATGCTGACGGTCGGTGACCCCATCTCGGGCGTCCTCGGGTCGAACGATGCCACCACGGCGAAGGAAGTGGGCGTGCTGGCGGCGATGTTCGCGGTCTGTCTCGCGCTGGCACTCCCCTTCGTGTCGCTGCTCCCGGCGGCACTCGGGGCGCTCGGAGCGACACTGGCAGACGGGTTCAAGCCGGTGATCGCGGGCTACGTCGTCGACGACAACCTCTCCATCCCGCCCTCGGCGGCGGTCGGGATCACGCTCGGGACGTTCCTGTTGACGCTCGTCTGA
- the glyS gene encoding glycine--tRNA ligase, whose protein sequence is MADAETITELAKRRGFFFGSSGAYGGVAGFYTFGPQGAALKGNVEASWREQFAVKLGNEEIEAPTIMPEAVFEASGHLDGFDDMLVECAECGESHRADHLIEDNTGIEEAESLPIPEVEELIREHDLACPSCGAPLAGQPVEDFNLMFETSIGPGSGQPGYLRPETAQGIFVEFPQLKEYARNKLPFGVTQIGPAYRNEISPRKGIIRVREFTQAELEQFIDPETDEPPLEEVADEPVTLYPATKQEAEGTEYVETTIGEAVDDGVIADAWIGYYLGIAKRWYQSIGVDMDRFRFRQHLPGELAHYSADCWDAESEVGGDWVEIAGFSYRADYDLTKHGEYADDDFTIFRQYDEPKTVERAVVDPDMSVLGPEFGGAAGDVAEALADLAARDPDAFDGETVTVEVDGESYEVDTEVADFRVEEQTESGEHITPHVVEPSFGVGRTVYTLIEHGYTEDEVAGEARTFLDLDASVAPTFAGVFPLVSDDRLESLAHEIVSDLRAVGLEADYDDSGNIGRRYRRQDEIGTPFCITVDRDGIEGDGPDTVTVRERDTTAQVRVPVSEVVSELTALRTGDREFAALLDEYETVSEGQLADA, encoded by the coding sequence ATGGCGGACGCCGAGACCATCACCGAACTCGCCAAGCGACGGGGCTTCTTCTTCGGCTCCTCGGGCGCGTACGGCGGTGTGGCGGGCTTCTACACCTTCGGGCCGCAGGGTGCGGCGCTGAAGGGCAACGTCGAAGCCTCGTGGCGCGAGCAGTTCGCCGTCAAACTCGGCAACGAGGAGATCGAAGCACCGACGATCATGCCCGAAGCCGTCTTCGAGGCGTCGGGCCACCTCGACGGCTTCGACGACATGCTCGTCGAGTGTGCCGAGTGTGGCGAGTCCCACCGTGCGGACCACCTGATCGAGGACAACACCGGCATCGAGGAGGCTGAGAGCCTGCCGATCCCGGAGGTCGAGGAACTGATCCGCGAACACGACCTCGCGTGTCCCTCGTGTGGTGCCCCCCTCGCCGGCCAACCGGTCGAGGATTTCAACCTCATGTTCGAGACGTCCATCGGTCCCGGGTCCGGTCAGCCGGGGTACCTGCGTCCCGAGACGGCACAGGGTATCTTCGTGGAGTTCCCGCAACTGAAGGAGTACGCCCGGAACAAACTCCCCTTCGGCGTCACCCAGATCGGCCCGGCCTACCGGAACGAGATCAGTCCCCGGAAGGGGATCATCCGGGTGCGTGAGTTCACGCAGGCCGAGTTGGAGCAGTTCATCGACCCCGAGACCGACGAACCGCCACTGGAGGAGGTCGCCGACGAACCGGTGACGCTCTACCCGGCGACGAAACAGGAAGCGGAGGGCACCGAGTACGTCGAGACGACGATCGGCGAGGCGGTCGACGACGGCGTCATCGCCGACGCGTGGATCGGCTACTACCTCGGCATCGCCAAGCGGTGGTACCAGTCCATCGGCGTCGACATGGACCGGTTCCGGTTCCGCCAGCACCTCCCCGGCGAACTCGCCCACTACTCGGCGGACTGCTGGGACGCCGAGAGCGAGGTCGGCGGCGACTGGGTGGAGATCGCGGGCTTCTCCTACCGGGCCGACTACGACCTCACGAAACACGGCGAGTACGCAGACGACGACTTCACCATCTTCCGGCAGTACGACGAACCGAAGACGGTCGAGCGCGCCGTCGTCGACCCCGACATGAGCGTCCTCGGCCCGGAGTTCGGCGGCGCGGCCGGCGACGTGGCCGAGGCCCTCGCGGACCTCGCGGCACGCGACCCGGACGCCTTCGACGGCGAGACGGTGACCGTCGAGGTCGACGGCGAGTCCTACGAGGTCGACACCGAGGTCGCCGACTTCCGCGTCGAGGAGCAGACCGAGTCGGGCGAACACATCACGCCCCACGTCGTGGAACCCTCCTTCGGCGTCGGCCGGACGGTCTACACGCTCATCGAACACGGCTACACCGAAGACGAGGTCGCGGGCGAGGCGCGCACCTTCCTCGATCTGGACGCCTCGGTCGCGCCGACGTTCGCGGGCGTCTTCCCCCTCGTCTCGGACGACCGACTGGAGTCGCTGGCCCACGAGATCGTCTCGGACCTCCGGGCGGTCGGCCTCGAGGCGGACTACGACGACTCCGGCAACATCGGCCGTCGCTACCGCCGGCAGGACGAGATCGGCACGCCGTTCTGCATCACGGTCGACCGGGACGGGATCGAGGGCGACGGCCCCGACACCGTGACGGTGCGGGAACGCGACACGACCGCGCAGGTTCGGGTGCCGGTCTCCGAGGTCGTCTCGGAGCTGACGGCCCTGCGGACCGGCGACCGGGAGTTCGCCGCGCTCCTAGACGAGTACGAGACGGTCTCCGAAGGCCAACTGGCCGACGCGTGA
- a CDS encoding DUF7511 domain-containing protein, with amino-acid sequence MPLDPAGSSGATHPDGASSSATAPHAIDSRDFALHSVVVEYDGRPDRCTIYPRRSRCRDRVASWLSADREAFVGLEEMR; translated from the coding sequence ATGCCACTCGACCCCGCCGGCTCGTCAGGAGCCACGCACCCAGACGGAGCGTCATCGTCCGCGACCGCCCCCCACGCCATCGACAGCCGCGACTTCGCCCTCCACAGCGTCGTCGTGGAGTACGACGGGCGACCGGACCGGTGTACGATCTACCCTCGCCGGAGTCGGTGCCGTGATCGGGTCGCGTCGTGGCTCTCGGCCGACCGCGAAGCGTTCGTCGGTCTCGAAGAGATGCGGTAG
- a CDS encoding AAA family ATPase yields MATVYAVASSKGGVGKTTTTVNLGATLASAGLSVAVVDGDIGMANLGDALGVDPDGATLHDVLAEDSEVAPEDAVYEGPAGVAVVPGDTSIDGFRAAEPANLAAVIDALDDYDYVLVDTGAGLSHDTVLPLGLADEVVLVSTTERDSLTDTEKTRQVVDRLGGTTRGVVLTSVDPDDPNAEEVAARLDADVIEAIPADPVVRESMQLADPLARYAPGSPAASAYRALAGSLTGESIPTPEVVDEPADETTEADDAGETSTADEETAGTDDTDAEPAGETESVEVGAVETGSEDGEASDAEDGEAIDAEDGETTDAEDGDGITLGSPAEGETGEEADDGITLTESEEGESEEIDAGATESEDLDLDTTDEDSAGEDVLSADDADPAADDDEDAEASETAAGESDDAETTETVDDTGAEAETEAETADDSEEGVGADDADDAGDPSGLTDDDALAADTAPSDDPLVADSAEPDEGASADEDDDTVFATSLVEEAEPTEDDSDDSGAATDTDEDAAFVETDDEDDEDDDDGGKGFLGRLLG; encoded by the coding sequence ATGGCAACGGTCTACGCAGTCGCGAGTTCGAAGGGTGGCGTCGGGAAGACGACGACCACGGTGAACCTGGGGGCGACACTGGCGTCTGCAGGGCTGTCGGTCGCGGTCGTCGACGGCGACATCGGGATGGCGAACCTCGGCGACGCGCTGGGTGTCGACCCGGACGGCGCGACGCTCCACGACGTGCTGGCCGAGGACAGCGAGGTCGCCCCCGAGGACGCCGTCTACGAGGGACCGGCCGGGGTGGCGGTCGTCCCCGGCGACACGAGCATCGACGGGTTCCGGGCCGCAGAGCCGGCGAACCTCGCAGCCGTCATCGACGCGCTGGACGACTACGACTACGTCCTCGTGGACACCGGCGCGGGACTCAGCCACGACACGGTGCTCCCGCTGGGGCTGGCCGACGAGGTCGTCCTCGTCTCGACCACCGAGCGCGACTCGCTGACCGACACCGAGAAGACCAGACAGGTGGTCGATCGCCTCGGCGGGACGACACGCGGCGTGGTGTTGACGAGCGTCGATCCGGACGACCCGAACGCCGAGGAGGTCGCAGCACGCCTCGACGCCGACGTGATCGAGGCCATCCCGGCCGACCCGGTCGTTCGGGAGTCGATGCAGTTGGCCGACCCGCTGGCGAGGTACGCTCCCGGTTCGCCGGCCGCGAGCGCCTACCGAGCGCTCGCCGGTAGCTTGACTGGCGAGTCGATTCCGACGCCCGAGGTGGTCGACGAACCGGCAGACGAGACGACCGAGGCGGACGACGCGGGCGAGACGTCGACTGCCGACGAGGAGACGGCGGGGACCGACGACACGGACGCCGAACCCGCCGGCGAGACCGAGTCCGTCGAGGTCGGTGCGGTCGAGACCGGTTCCGAGGACGGCGAAGCGAGCGATGCCGAAGACGGCGAAGCGATCGATGCCGAGGACGGCGAGACGACCGATGCCGAAGACGGCGACGGGATCACGCTCGGCTCGCCGGCCGAGGGAGAGACCGGTGAGGAAGCGGACGACGGAATCACTCTCACCGAATCCGAGGAAGGTGAATCCGAGGAGATCGACGCCGGCGCGACCGAATCCGAGGATCTCGATCTCGACACGACCGACGAGGACTCGGCTGGTGAGGACGTGCTGTCGGCAGACGACGCCGACCCGGCCGCAGACGACGACGAAGACGCCGAGGCCAGCGAGACGGCGGCGGGCGAGTCGGACGACGCGGAGACGACCGAGACGGTCGACGACACGGGAGCGGAAGCCGAGACGGAAGCAGAGACGGCCGACGATTCCGAGGAGGGAGTCGGGGCCGACGACGCAGACGACGCGGGCGACCCGTCGGGACTGACCGACGACGACGCGCTCGCAGCAGACACCGCGCCCTCTGACGACCCGCTCGTCGCCGACAGTGCAGAACCGGACGAGGGAGCGTCGGCCGACGAGGACGACGACACCGTCTTCGCCACGTCGCTGGTCGAGGAGGCCGAACCGACAGAGGACGACAGCGACGACAGCGGGGCTGCGACCGACACCGACGAGGACGCGGCGTTCGTCGAGACCGACGACGAGGACGACGAGGACGACGACGACGGCGGCAAGGGTTTCCTCGGGCGACTGTTGGGCTGA
- a CDS encoding DUF7529 family protein, with protein sequence MPEIGDSDVEDAERWAANADREKQAWEATLEDMQAMAEDLEAEGWDTVATAAGHTAPESPEAGDYDRFGLTHVVPDNFAEAFTDAFSVGDFPQFEVYRAEQDGRVFLVTVLMDPDARQAILLAGTYELRHALGCVKAAEEAGEMYTHVVTLDQTHLGSFRHDSHEKFFPDRATVENWAIDPERRDD encoded by the coding sequence ATGCCAGAGATCGGAGACTCCGACGTCGAGGACGCCGAGCGGTGGGCCGCGAACGCCGACCGCGAGAAGCAGGCGTGGGAGGCGACGCTCGAAGACATGCAGGCGATGGCCGAGGACCTCGAAGCCGAGGGCTGGGACACCGTCGCCACCGCCGCCGGGCACACCGCCCCCGAGAGTCCCGAAGCGGGCGACTACGACCGGTTCGGGCTGACCCACGTCGTCCCCGACAACTTCGCCGAGGCGTTCACCGACGCCTTCTCCGTGGGCGACTTCCCGCAGTTCGAGGTCTACCGCGCCGAACAGGACGGGCGCGTCTTCCTCGTGACCGTGCTGATGGATCCCGACGCACGGCAGGCCATCCTGCTGGCCGGTACCTACGAACTGCGCCACGCACTCGGCTGTGTGAAAGCCGCCGAGGAGGCCGGCGAGATGTACACCCACGTCGTGACACTCGATCAGACGCACCTCGGGTCGTTCCGCCACGACAGCCACGAGAAGTTCTTCCCCGACAGAGCGACCGTGGAGAACTGGGCGATCGACCCCGAGCGCAGAGACGACTGA
- a CDS encoding bifunctional metallophosphatase/5'-nucleotidase, translated as MPRLLHYSDIENVYDDPDRVSRLAGLIATLDGDDTLVTGTGDNTAPGVLSLVERGRQSLDFFRAVGTDLETFGNHDFDYGPDATRALVADSPQEWVSANVRDEDGERFGAQQGVVPWTIREVAGDRIGFVGLTDPTTQSLNPEAVDLGFDDPVPAARRAIGRLREEGVDFLVALSHLGQGDDDLAALDFDAILGGHVHSERSEVVTGTLLTRPGQNGHVLLEVDLDPDEGDTPSVRRHAVADLGDPEADDPRVASGSPLRSLADALRGRVADAGLNETVAEAPEPLDRAQETVVAGECRIGNFVADAYRWAAGTDTALQNSGGLRSGPPLAGAVTMADLISVLPFEERIVIAEVSGTDLRAILAEISGSVVDFGEPGWRHGHVSGVEVVWDPDGESVREVTVGGEPLDEERYYTLATPEYLLHSDHEFPTLDEHHRAGESGIQHEVVADYAREFGVTAEIDGRMRVADGAVDAVTADPADSE; from the coding sequence ATGCCGCGTCTCCTCCACTACTCCGACATCGAGAACGTCTACGACGACCCGGACCGCGTGAGCCGCCTCGCCGGCCTGATCGCCACGCTCGACGGGGACGATACGCTGGTGACCGGCACCGGCGACAACACCGCGCCGGGCGTCCTCTCGCTGGTCGAGCGCGGTCGCCAGTCGCTCGACTTCTTCCGGGCGGTCGGCACCGATCTGGAGACCTTCGGCAACCACGACTTCGACTACGGCCCGGACGCGACCCGAGCCCTCGTCGCCGACAGCCCGCAGGAGTGGGTCAGCGCGAACGTCCGCGACGAGGACGGCGAGCGCTTCGGTGCCCAGCAGGGCGTCGTGCCCTGGACCATCCGCGAGGTCGCGGGCGACCGGATCGGCTTCGTCGGACTCACCGATCCGACGACCCAGTCGCTCAATCCGGAGGCCGTCGACCTCGGCTTCGACGACCCCGTCCCGGCCGCCCGGCGGGCGATCGGTCGCCTGCGCGAGGAGGGTGTCGACTTCCTCGTCGCACTCTCGCACCTCGGCCAGGGTGACGACGACCTCGCGGCACTCGACTTCGACGCCATCCTCGGCGGCCACGTCCACAGCGAGCGCAGCGAGGTGGTGACCGGGACGCTGCTCACCCGCCCCGGCCAGAACGGCCACGTCCTGCTGGAGGTCGATCTCGATCCGGACGAGGGCGACACGCCGTCGGTCCGGCGACACGCGGTCGCCGACCTGGGCGACCCGGAGGCGGACGACCCCCGCGTCGCGAGTGGGAGTCCGCTGCGCTCGCTCGCCGACGCGCTCCGGGGGCGCGTCGCGGACGCCGGCCTGAACGAGACGGTCGCCGAGGCCCCGGAGCCACTCGACAGGGCACAGGAGACCGTGGTCGCCGGCGAGTGCCGGATCGGCAACTTCGTCGCCGACGCCTACCGCTGGGCCGCCGGCACCGACACCGCGCTTCAGAACAGCGGCGGCCTCCGGTCCGGGCCACCCCTCGCGGGCGCGGTGACGATGGCCGATCTGATCTCGGTGCTCCCCTTCGAGGAACGCATCGTGATCGCCGAGGTGTCCGGCACAGACCTGCGGGCGATCCTCGCGGAGATCAGTGGCTCGGTCGTGGACTTCGGCGAACCGGGCTGGCGACACGGTCACGTCTCCGGCGTGGAGGTCGTCTGGGACCCCGACGGCGAGTCGGTTCGAGAGGTGACGGTCGGGGGTGAGCCACTCGACGAGGAGCGGTACTACACGCTCGCCACGCCGGAGTACCTGCTCCACTCGGATCACGAGTTCCCGACGCTGGACGAACACCACCGCGCGGGCGAGTCCGGCATCCAGCACGAGGTCGTCGCCGACTACGCCCGCGAGTTCGGCGTCACCGCCGAGATCGACGGCCGGATGCGGGTCGCCGACGGGGCTGTGGACGCCGTGACCGCGGACCCGGCCGACTCCGAGTGA
- a CDS encoding MutS-related protein — protein sequence MRLEDYWGVGPKTSERLRATLGVDRAVTAIESADIRALTEAGISRGRATRILRRANGEAGMDLLATRDARNVYDDLLSLAEEYAVTHHAGDRIRVLTPLTDREAVESRLDDVLAAREAWAGLSESDRENVLSAFETYDEAGGTERAAVETALTLREAGLSGGPFDALSDVDPAALREAAGALGRVEDGEVAAGVDEELDRLRNRLADAESLEGSAFDLIDTIREGGVRNLDDFRGAFVEYVASETDLTRGEVESATTDDAVDAADFVSSSLRNLVADLREQAEAREETVAEDLSGAVESAREDIDTAVSATDDIAFALSLARFAEAHDLVRPELVADGLAVRDARNLTLSGDIQPITYAVGRHSLSPAAELSAGATRGAGGARAGGFGDDDPPETPPSGDRVTVLTGANSGGKTTLLETLCQITLLASMGLPVPAREAEVALVDSVVFHRRHASFNAGVLESTLKSIVPPLTEEGRALMLVDEFEAITEPGRAADLLNGLVQLSVDHDALGVYVTHLADDLSPLPDAARIDGIFAEGLTQDLDLRVDYQPRFGTVGKSTPEFIVSRLVANARGRAERQGFEALAGAVGEEAVQRTLSDVRWQEN from the coding sequence ATGCGACTGGAGGACTACTGGGGCGTGGGACCGAAGACGAGCGAGCGACTCCGGGCGACGCTCGGCGTCGACCGCGCCGTCACGGCCATCGAGAGTGCCGACATCCGGGCGCTGACCGAGGCGGGTATCTCGCGAGGGCGAGCGACCCGCATCCTGCGTCGGGCGAACGGCGAGGCCGGGATGGACCTACTCGCCACCCGCGACGCCCGCAACGTCTACGACGACCTGCTCTCACTCGCCGAGGAGTACGCCGTCACGCACCACGCGGGCGACCGGATTCGCGTGCTCACACCACTGACCGACCGAGAGGCCGTCGAATCCCGACTGGACGACGTGCTGGCCGCGCGGGAGGCGTGGGCCGGACTCTCGGAGTCGGATCGCGAGAACGTCCTCTCGGCGTTCGAGACCTACGACGAGGCCGGGGGGACCGAACGCGCCGCCGTCGAGACCGCGCTGACGCTCCGAGAGGCCGGCCTGTCGGGTGGGCCGTTCGACGCGCTGTCGGACGTCGACCCGGCCGCACTCCGGGAGGCGGCGGGCGCACTCGGGCGTGTCGAGGACGGCGAAGTCGCGGCCGGCGTCGACGAGGAACTCGACCGACTGCGCAACCGGCTCGCAGACGCCGAATCACTCGAGGGAAGCGCCTTCGACCTGATCGACACAATCCGGGAGGGCGGCGTCCGGAACCTCGACGACTTCCGGGGTGCGTTCGTCGAGTACGTGGCGAGCGAGACCGACCTGACGCGCGGGGAGGTCGAGTCGGCGACCACGGACGACGCGGTGGACGCCGCCGACTTCGTGAGCAGTTCGCTCCGGAACCTCGTCGCCGACCTCCGGGAACAGGCCGAGGCGCGCGAGGAGACCGTCGCCGAGGATCTCTCCGGTGCGGTCGAGTCGGCCCGCGAGGACATCGACACCGCCGTCTCGGCGACCGACGACATCGCCTTCGCCCTCTCGCTGGCGCGGTTCGCCGAGGCACACGACCTCGTCCGGCCCGAACTCGTGGCGGACGGCCTCGCGGTCCGGGACGCCCGGAACCTGACCCTGTCGGGCGACATCCAGCCGATCACCTACGCGGTTGGACGCCACAGTCTGTCGCCGGCGGCCGAGTTGTCTGCGGGGGCGACTCGCGGTGCGGGCGGGGCGAGAGCCGGAGGCTTTGGCGACGACGACCCGCCGGAGACGCCGCCCTCCGGCGACCGGGTGACGGTCCTGACCGGGGCGAACTCCGGCGGGAAGACGACGCTGCTGGAGACGCTCTGTCAGATCACGCTGCTCGCGTCGATGGGGCTGCCGGTGCCGGCACGGGAGGCCGAAGTCGCGCTGGTCGACTCGGTGGTCTTCCACCGCCGGCACGCGAGTTTCAACGCCGGTGTGCTGGAGTCCACGCTCAAGTCTATCGTCCCGCCGCTGACCGAGGAGGGGCGCGCCCTGATGCTCGTCGACGAGTTCGAGGCCATCACGGAACCTGGCCGGGCGGCGGACCTGCTGAACGGACTCGTGCAGTTGTCGGTCGATCACGACGCACTCGGCGTCTACGTCACCCACCTCGCGGACGACCTCTCGCCGCTCCCGGACGCGGCCCGCATCGACGGCATCTTCGCCGAGGGGCTGACGCAGGACCTCGATCTACGGGTCGACTACCAGCCCCGGTTCGGGACGGTCGGCAAGTCCACGCCCGAGTTCATCGTCTCGCGACTGGTGGCGAACGCGCGGGGACGCGCCGAGCGACAGGGGTTCGAGGCGCTGGCGGGCGCGGTGGGCGAGGAGGCGGTCCAGCGCACGCTGTCGGACGTTCGGTGGCAGGAGAACTGA
- a CDS encoding CBS domain-containing protein, producing the protein MQVADAMTPRSDLVTVELPGTRDDVLQYLQEHGFSSVPVVKVTDGVEEYRGLISREDLIEDPDEDQLAILMREVPTATADEAIEAVAARMVAERSRRVPVVDDDGGLEGIVTVTDVVRAIARGDIDGDTEVGEVAARDVNTSYVETPLTVVEREINYANVPYSVVLDDDARMAGIVTEVDIIEVARVVEGEDETGDSVAGQDDEWMWEGIKAVGNRYIPTRNVEIPAEPVREFMSDEVTTVSSKRTAKEVAGTMLSTDIEQIPLVSGDELIGVVRDVNLLEAL; encoded by the coding sequence ATGCAAGTAGCCGACGCGATGACGCCCCGCTCGGACCTCGTGACCGTCGAGTTGCCGGGCACCCGCGACGACGTGCTTCAGTACCTACAGGAGCACGGCTTCTCGTCCGTGCCAGTCGTCAAAGTGACCGACGGCGTCGAGGAGTACCGTGGTCTGATCTCCCGTGAAGACCTGATCGAGGACCCCGACGAGGACCAGTTGGCGATCCTGATGCGCGAGGTCCCGACCGCCACCGCCGACGAGGCCATCGAGGCGGTCGCGGCGCGGATGGTCGCGGAACGCTCCCGGCGCGTCCCGGTCGTCGACGACGACGGGGGGCTGGAGGGGATCGTCACCGTCACCGACGTCGTGCGAGCCATCGCACGCGGCGACATCGACGGCGACACGGAGGTCGGCGAGGTCGCGGCCCGCGACGTGAACACCAGCTACGTCGAGACGCCCCTGACGGTCGTCGAACGCGAGATCAACTACGCGAACGTCCCCTACTCGGTCGTGCTGGACGACGACGCCCGGATGGCCGGCATCGTCACCGAGGTCGACATCATCGAGGTCGCCCGTGTCGTCGAAGGCGAGGACGAGACCGGCGACTCCGTGGCCGGGCAGGACGACGAGTGGATGTGGGAGGGGATCAAGGCGGTCGGCAACCGGTACATCCCGACCCGGAACGTCGAGATCCCCGCCGAACCGGTCCGTGAGTTCATGAGCGACGAGGTGACGACCGTCTCCAGCAAGCGGACCGCGAAGGAGGTCGCCGGGACGATGCTGTCGACAGACATCGAGCAGATCCCGCTGGTCTCGGGCGACGAACTGATCGGCGTCGTCCGCGACGTGAACCTGCTGGAGGCGCTCTGA
- a CDS encoding DUF7576 family protein: MVDPTSDLGEDVDEESAPRCATCGDAIVREPTHRVVTWVEDGSVHHRHFCSDDCKADYDDAA; this comes from the coding sequence ATGGTCGATCCGACTTCCGATCTCGGCGAGGACGTAGACGAGGAGTCGGCCCCCCGGTGTGCGACCTGCGGCGACGCCATCGTCCGGGAGCCGACACACCGGGTCGTGACGTGGGTCGAGGACGGGTCGGTCCACCACCGCCACTTCTGTAGCGACGACTGCAAGGCCGACTACGACGACGCGGCCTGA